From a single Brassica napus cultivar Da-Ae chromosome C9, Da-Ae, whole genome shotgun sequence genomic region:
- the LOC106356141 gene encoding ubiquinol oxidase 2, mitochondrial-like isoform X2, whose translation MSQLAARTGLRALLVHSRVNRNMFMRCVSAVKNGEDTKKPMPVHDWCGGFVDFNIRSEHVQGDFNMRWRRMCSASATEKKDEKPRIDKVKKDQDGGGSVAVPSYWGIETAKMKIARKDGSKWPWNCFMPWETHQADLTIDFKKHHVPENMADKIAYVIVKILRVPTDIFFQRRYGCRAMMLETVAAVPGMVGGMLLHLKSIRRFEHSGGWIKALLEEAENERMHLMTMMELVKPKWYERLLVILVQGVFFSSFFTCYVVSPRLAHRIVGYLEEEAIHSYTEFLKDIDDGKIENVKAPAIAIDYWRLPEDATLKDVVTVIRADEAHHRDVNHFASDIRNQGKELREAAAPIGYH comes from the exons ATGAGTCAACTAGCTGCGAGGACAGGTTTACGAGCTCTGCTTGTACACAGCAGAGTGAATCGTAACATGTTCATGAGGTGTGTTTCCGCTGTTAAAAATGGGGAAGACACAAAGAAACCAATGCCAGTTCATGACTGGTGCGGCGGTTTTGTCGATTTTAATATCCGTTCTGAGCATGTCCAAG GAGATTTCAACATGAGGTGGAGGAGGATGTGTTCTGCGTCGGCTACCgagaagaaagatgaaaagCCGAGGATCGATAAGGTGAAGAAAGATCAAGACGGCGGTGGATCTGTGGCGGTTCCGAGTTATTGGGGAATAGAGACGGCCAAGATGAAAATTGCTCGCAAAGATGGGTCCAAATGGCCTTGGAACTGTTTTATG CCGTGGGAGACACATCAAGCAGACTTAACGATAGATTTTAAGAAGCACCACGTTCCAGAGAATATGGCCGACAAAATCGCGTACGTGATAGTCAAGATCCTCCGTGTTCCCACCGACATATTCTTTCAG AGACGTTACGGATGCAGAGCAATGATGCTAGAGACGGTAGCAGCAGTACCGGGAATGGTAGGAGGAATGCTCCTCCACCTAAAATCAATCCGAAGATTCGAACACAGCGGAGGTTGGATCAAAGCGTTGCTAGAAGAAGCAGAGAATGAGAGGATGCATCTAATGACGATGATGGAGTTAGTCAAACCCAAATGGTACGAGCGTCTTCTAGTGATACTCGTTCAAGGCGTTTTCTTCAGCTCTTTCTTCACTTGCTACGTGGTTTCGCCGCGGTTGGCTCATCGTATCGTTGGATACTTGGAAGAAGAAGCTATACATTCTTACACGGAGTTTCTTAAAGACATAGATGATGGGAAAATCGAGAACGTTAAGGCGCCGGCGATTGCAATTGATTATTGGAGGTTGCCGGAGGATGCTACGTTGAAGGATGTTGTCACTGTGATTCGTGCTGATGAAGCTCATCATCGAGATGTCAACCATTTTGCTTCC GACATTCGTAATCAAGGAAAGGAATTGAGAGAAGCAGCAGCTCCAATTGGTTATCACTAG
- the LOC106356141 gene encoding ubiquinol oxidase 2, mitochondrial-like isoform X1, with protein MSQLAARTGLRALLVHSRVNRNMFMRCVSAVKNGEDTKKPMPVHDWCGGFVDFNIRSEHVQVYLIGDFNMRWRRMCSASATEKKDEKPRIDKVKKDQDGGGSVAVPSYWGIETAKMKIARKDGSKWPWNCFMPWETHQADLTIDFKKHHVPENMADKIAYVIVKILRVPTDIFFQRRYGCRAMMLETVAAVPGMVGGMLLHLKSIRRFEHSGGWIKALLEEAENERMHLMTMMELVKPKWYERLLVILVQGVFFSSFFTCYVVSPRLAHRIVGYLEEEAIHSYTEFLKDIDDGKIENVKAPAIAIDYWRLPEDATLKDVVTVIRADEAHHRDVNHFASDIRNQGKELREAAAPIGYH; from the exons ATGAGTCAACTAGCTGCGAGGACAGGTTTACGAGCTCTGCTTGTACACAGCAGAGTGAATCGTAACATGTTCATGAGGTGTGTTTCCGCTGTTAAAAATGGGGAAGACACAAAGAAACCAATGCCAGTTCATGACTGGTGCGGCGGTTTTGTCGATTTTAATATCCGTTCTGAGCATGTCCAAG TATACTTGATAGGAGATTTCAACATGAGGTGGAGGAGGATGTGTTCTGCGTCGGCTACCgagaagaaagatgaaaagCCGAGGATCGATAAGGTGAAGAAAGATCAAGACGGCGGTGGATCTGTGGCGGTTCCGAGTTATTGGGGAATAGAGACGGCCAAGATGAAAATTGCTCGCAAAGATGGGTCCAAATGGCCTTGGAACTGTTTTATG CCGTGGGAGACACATCAAGCAGACTTAACGATAGATTTTAAGAAGCACCACGTTCCAGAGAATATGGCCGACAAAATCGCGTACGTGATAGTCAAGATCCTCCGTGTTCCCACCGACATATTCTTTCAG AGACGTTACGGATGCAGAGCAATGATGCTAGAGACGGTAGCAGCAGTACCGGGAATGGTAGGAGGAATGCTCCTCCACCTAAAATCAATCCGAAGATTCGAACACAGCGGAGGTTGGATCAAAGCGTTGCTAGAAGAAGCAGAGAATGAGAGGATGCATCTAATGACGATGATGGAGTTAGTCAAACCCAAATGGTACGAGCGTCTTCTAGTGATACTCGTTCAAGGCGTTTTCTTCAGCTCTTTCTTCACTTGCTACGTGGTTTCGCCGCGGTTGGCTCATCGTATCGTTGGATACTTGGAAGAAGAAGCTATACATTCTTACACGGAGTTTCTTAAAGACATAGATGATGGGAAAATCGAGAACGTTAAGGCGCCGGCGATTGCAATTGATTATTGGAGGTTGCCGGAGGATGCTACGTTGAAGGATGTTGTCACTGTGATTCGTGCTGATGAAGCTCATCATCGAGATGTCAACCATTTTGCTTCC GACATTCGTAATCAAGGAAAGGAATTGAGAGAAGCAGCAGCTCCAATTGGTTATCACTAG